A window of Candidatus Hydrogenedentota bacterium genomic DNA:
AAGCTTTCTCTTCCCGTGGAGTCGGGTGGAAACCGGTTCACGCTGACCGGGATCTTGCCGACAAAGGAATTCCAGGCCAAGGCCGCTTGGCAAGGAGCCGGTATATTTGCCCTTCCCGAAAACTGCGGTACAGTGAATGTCCCGGGGGCCAGCACGGAGCCGCCGAAGGAAACCCTCGTCCGTAAGAGAGTCATCACTACACTTGAAGAAGACCAAGCTCTTGTTGGATCAGATATCGGAGCGGCACTGAAGGTCAAAGAGGGGGACACCCTGACTCTGTTGGGCAAGTCTTTTGCGGTTACCGCTGTTCTCCCTGCAACCGGCACCGTGGATGATTCGCGAGTCTTCGCGCATCTTCACACAGTACAGCAACTTGCCGGAAAAGGCCCCGTGTTAAACGCCATAGAAATAGTCGGATGCTGTAATCAGATATCGAAGGGATTGGTCCAGAAGATCAATACTCTTTTACCTGACGCCAAGGTGGTCACCATCACTCAGATCGTTGACACCCAGATCCGGACAAATCAGATGATGGCGCGTCTATCGCTGCTCTTTCTGGCGATCATCGTGCTCGTCGGCGGGGCGAGTATCGCGAATTACATGTATTCCAACGTTTTCGAACGGCGCAAAGAAATCGGCACACTTATGGCCCTGGGCGCGGGTTCTCGGGTGGTACTC
This region includes:
- a CDS encoding FtsX-like permease family protein gives rise to the protein MRLRTFVWREVFERKNQLATSFVAILLGISVIVGVKNITFYSEKAVAAELDALGANILILPKSASLQDYYSADMQGEEFPEEYVTRLTTSDLQGLDNLSPKLSLPVESGGNRFTLTGILPTKEFQAKAAWQGAGIFALPENCGTVNVPGASTEPPKETLVRKRVITTLEEDQALVGSDIGAALKVKEGDTLTLLGKSFAVTAVLPATGTVDDSRVFAHLHTVQQLAGKGPVLNAIEIVGCCNQISKGLVQKINTLLPDAKVVTITQIVDTQIRTNQMMARLSLLFLAIIVLVGGASIANYMYSNVFERRKEIGTLMALGAGSRVVLKMFLMKALLLGLAGGIAGYVLGTAVAVVFGPRIAGVIVLPMPSLALWALGVAVAISLMASYFPARQAARLDPATALQEM